The Leifsonia williamsii genome includes a region encoding these proteins:
- a CDS encoding LacI family DNA-binding transcriptional regulator, with translation MSESPPTERAPTIYDVARAAGVSHQTVSRVLNDHPSLRAETRDRVLAAMDELDYRPSSAARALVTSRTRTVGILTSESVLWGPASSIKAIEVEARAAGYLSVTVNIDGHDEDSIRAGLGYLLQQGVEGLVVIAPQIRVTRVIEAAGLRIPHFTLQASPALSPTALGADQIEGARRAVRHLIDLGHTEIVHLAGPQDWIEAEARMTGYLREMSDADLETRPPLLGDWSAARGYRVGRDLISARSFTAIFAGNDHMALGLIRALYEAGIRVPEEVSVIGFDDVPEAEFYVPALTTIRQDFGEVGRRTIAALLAAIEDRPAPDEPFAAPELIVRASTGPARQL, from the coding sequence ATGTCCGAGTCGCCGCCGACGGAGCGCGCCCCGACGATCTACGACGTCGCGCGCGCCGCGGGCGTGTCGCACCAGACGGTGTCGCGCGTGCTCAACGACCATCCCAGCCTGCGGGCGGAGACCAGGGATCGCGTGCTCGCCGCGATGGACGAGCTCGACTACCGGCCCAGCTCCGCCGCCAGGGCGCTGGTGACCAGCCGTACCCGCACGGTCGGCATCCTCACCTCCGAGAGCGTGTTGTGGGGCCCGGCGTCGAGCATCAAGGCGATCGAGGTGGAGGCGCGCGCGGCCGGGTACCTCTCGGTCACCGTCAACATCGACGGCCATGACGAGGACTCGATCCGCGCCGGGCTGGGCTATCTGCTGCAGCAGGGCGTCGAGGGGCTCGTCGTCATCGCGCCGCAGATCCGCGTGACGCGGGTGATCGAGGCGGCAGGGCTGCGCATCCCGCACTTCACCCTCCAGGCCTCCCCCGCCCTCTCGCCCACCGCCCTCGGCGCCGACCAGATCGAGGGCGCCCGCCGGGCCGTGCGGCACCTGATCGACCTCGGCCACACCGAGATCGTGCACCTCGCCGGCCCGCAGGACTGGATCGAGGCGGAGGCACGGATGACCGGGTACCTGCGCGAGATGTCCGACGCCGACCTGGAGACGCGGCCGCCGCTCCTCGGCGACTGGAGCGCCGCGCGCGGGTACCGCGTCGGCCGCGACCTGATCAGCGCCCGGTCGTTCACCGCGATCTTCGCCGGCAACGACCATATGGCACTGGGGCTGATCCGGGCGCTGTACGAGGCGGGCATCCGCGTGCCGGAGGAGGTCAGCGTCATCGGCTTCGACGACGTGCCGGAGGCGGAGTTCTACGTGCCGGCGCTCACGACGATCCGGCAGGACTTCGGCGAGGTCGGGAGGCGCACGATCGCGGCCCTGCTCGCCGCGATCGAGGACCGCCCGGCCCCCGACGAGCCGTTCGCCGCGCCCGAGCTGATCGTGCGCGCCTCCACCGGCCCGGCCCGCCAGCTCTAG
- the ppk2 gene encoding polyphosphate kinase 2, giving the protein MPDIPATDLREYIEDLRARGYTVQGGHTPDPDLIDPQGNPVYTWQEGYPYEERMSREAYEVEKYKLQVELLKFQYWLEDNDRRAVIVFEGRDAAGKGGTIKRFTEHLNPRTSRVVALSKPSDRERGQWYFQRYIQHLPTAGEIVMFDRSWYNRAGVERVMGFCTDEEYEQFMGQAPAFEKMLVDSGIHLTKFWFSVSRTEQRTRFAIRQLDPVRRWKLSPMDLASLDRWDDYTAAKEEMFRRTDRRYAPWTIIRSNDKKRARINAMRYFLTQFDYDGKDTKVVKRPDPLLVMRGKREEADE; this is encoded by the coding sequence GTGCCCGACATCCCCGCCACCGACCTCCGCGAGTACATCGAGGATCTGCGGGCGCGCGGGTACACCGTGCAGGGCGGGCACACCCCCGACCCCGACCTGATCGACCCGCAGGGCAACCCCGTCTACACCTGGCAGGAGGGGTACCCGTACGAGGAGCGGATGAGCCGCGAGGCGTACGAGGTCGAGAAGTACAAGCTGCAGGTCGAGCTGCTGAAGTTCCAGTACTGGCTGGAGGACAACGACCGTCGCGCGGTGATCGTGTTCGAGGGCAGGGACGCGGCCGGCAAGGGCGGAACCATCAAGCGGTTCACCGAGCACCTCAACCCGCGCACCTCCCGCGTGGTCGCGCTGTCGAAGCCGAGCGACCGCGAGCGCGGACAGTGGTACTTCCAGCGCTACATCCAGCACCTGCCGACCGCGGGCGAGATCGTGATGTTCGACCGCTCCTGGTACAACCGGGCCGGGGTGGAGCGGGTGATGGGCTTCTGCACGGACGAGGAGTACGAGCAGTTCATGGGCCAGGCGCCGGCGTTCGAGAAGATGCTGGTCGACTCCGGCATCCACCTCACGAAGTTCTGGTTCTCGGTCTCGCGCACGGAGCAGCGCACCCGCTTCGCCATCCGCCAGCTCGACCCGGTGCGGCGCTGGAAGCTCTCGCCGATGGACCTCGCCTCGCTCGACCGCTGGGACGACTACACCGCAGCGAAGGAGGAGATGTTCCGCCGCACCGACCGCCGGTATGCGCCCTGGACGATCATCCGCTCCAACGACAAGAAGCGCGCCCGCATCAACGCCATGCGCTACTTCCTCACCCAGTTCGACTACGACGGCAAGGACACGAAGGTCGTCAAGCGGCCGGACCCGCTGCTCGTCATGCGCGGCAAGCGCGAGGAGGCGGACGAGTAG